Below is a window of Gemmatimonadota bacterium DNA.
GGCCAAGACCGCGCGCAAGGGGCTGTCCACGTATCGGCTCGAGGTTCAGGGCCGGGCAGCGCACTCGGGGATCGACCCGGAGCGGGGCGTCAGCGCCATTGCCGAGCTCGCCGAGCAGATCCGGCGGGTGCTTGCGCTGGCGGACCCACTCCGCGGCACGACCCTGAATGTGGGGGCGATGGCTGGTGGTGTTGCGGTCAATGTGGTGGCGCCTGAAGCGTGGGCGGAAATCGAGGCGCGCTACGGCTCCGCTGGCGAGGGCCGGCGGGTGGACACGGCCCTGCGGACGCTCGAGCCCGTGCTGCCGGGCGCCTCGCTCTCGCTCGAAAGGGGACAGAACCGGCCGCCACTCGAGCGGACCGCGGGCGTTGTACGGCTTTACCAGCACGCCCGTCGCCTTGCTGCGGAGCTCGGCTTCGTGCTGGGGGAAGGCTCTACCGGCGGAGCCAGCGATGGCTGCCTCACCGCCGCGCTGGGCGTGCCTACGCTGGACGGGCTGGGAGTCCAGGGGGATGGCGCTCATACGCCGGACGAGTATATCCTGATCGACGACCTCCCCCGCCGGGTCGCGCTCCTTGCCAGGCTTTTCGAGACCCTCTGATGGGCTGCGGCACGGCACGCTGGTGTTGACGCAGCTCCGCGTCGCACCCCTTTTCCAATGCCTTGATTCGGCTCGGCTGCGGGGGAAAGCAGATCGTCATGGGAGCCACGGCACCTGGCGCAGCCTTTGACATCCGCCCACTCGGCACGCCGGCCGAGCTGCGCGCCTGCCTGGCGCTGCAGAAGGCGACGTGGGGCGAGAACTTTACCGAGCTCGTGCCCGGGGCGCTGCTCTGGGCCGTCCAGCGGATCGGCGGCGTAGTGGCCGGCGCCTTCGATGCCCGCGGCGAGCTGGCCGGCTTCGTCTTCGGCATCACGGGGGTCGAGGAAGGGCGCCCCGTCCACTGGTCGGACATGCTCGCCGTCCGGCCCGAGCTGCGGAACCAGGGCCTCGGCCGCCAGCTCAAGCTCTACCAGCGCGAGGTCCTGCTGGACCGCGGCGTCGAGACCGTGTACTGGACGTTCGACCCGTTGGAGTCGAAGAACGCCTATCTCAACTTCGCCAAACTCGGGATCCTGGCCCGGGAGTACCTGCCCGACCTTTACGGCCAGACGGATTCCCCCGTGCACCGCGGCATTGGCACCGATCGGCTCGTGGCAGTCTGGCGGATAGCCAGTGAGCGGGTGCGGCGCCGGCTGGCGGGGGAAGACAGGGCACCCCGTGCGGGCGACGTCGCCAACGTCCCGCTGGTCAACCCGGTCCGTGCCGGCACGGGCGGCCTCGAATCCGCCGACCCGGAACTGGGCTATGATGCCTCGCGCGTGCGCGTAGCCATACCGGCCGACATCCAGGCGCTCAAATCGCAGTCGCTTCCCCTGGCCGCCGACTGGCGGGAGAAGACGCGGGCCTCCCTGCAGAGCTACCTGGCGCGCGGCTACTGGGCCGTCGAGCTGGTGCGGGAGGGAGAGCACAGCACCTATCTGCTGGATCGCTCCGTCTTGGCCTGATATAGTGCCGCGTCCGCGGCGGCAATCAGCTCCTGCGGCGTCTCCATCTCGGGCGCATACTCGGCCAGCCCTGCGCTTACCGTGATCGCGCCCCGCCCCAGCTTCACCACCTCGGCGGGGAAACGCTCCTGGATTCGCTCCAGGAAGAGCTGCGCGCCGCCGGATTCCGAATCCGAGAGCAGCGAGAGAAACTCGTCGCCGCCGTAGCGCGCGGCCAGGTTCATGGCCCGCGTTTCTGCAGCGAGCACTTCAGCGAACACGCGCAGGGCTTCATCCCCCGCGAGGTGGCCGTACCTGTCGTTGTACGCCTTGAACCCGTCCAGATCGAACAGCACGGCTGCCAGCCTGCGCCCGCGTTTGGCGGCGGCGAACTCGCGGTTCAGGTCCCGCTCGAGCTGGCGCCGGTTGGCCAGCCCGGTCAGCGGGTCGGTCAGGGAGAGGGCTCGCACCTCCTCGAAAAGGCGCACGTTCTGGATGGCCAGGGCCGCCTGGTCCGCCAGCGCCTCGAGCAGTCGCAGGTCTTCCGCATCGAAGGGGCGCTCCCGGCAGCAGAAGAGGGCTCCCAGCATGCGGTCCCGCGACAGGAGCGCCACCGCGGCCGTGGGCGAACGAGGTAAGAACCCCAGGCTCTCCGGGCGGATGTAGGGGTCCCCCGCCGGGTCCAGCGTGATACGCGGGCGGCCGTGCCGCACCACCCAGCCCGTGAAGCTGCCGTCCACGGGGAAGCTCATGCCGACCACGCCGGGCGGCAGGCCGGCCACGGCCCGGAGCTCGAGCGTCTCCCCGTCGGCCGAGAGCAGCTCGATCCCCGAGGCGCGCGCGGAAAGGAAGCGGCAGGCCCAGTCCACCACAAGCTGCAGCGTGCGGCTCGTTTCCGTGGACCCCGCCAGCGCGTGGCTGACCTCCACCAGGGTTCGCGTCTGCTCGAGCTGCCTACGCTCTTCCGCTTCCTGCTCCGCTCCCCGCAGTGCCCGCGCTATGCGCACGGCCAGGACCAGGCCCAGCACTCCCAGCGTGAAGTCGGTCTCCAGGCGGGTCGCGCCCCGGGCCGCCGCGTCCAGCCCCACGGCGCCCAGGAGGAGGGCCACGCCGGGCACCAGAGCGCGGGCCAGCGCGGCGGCTAGGCGGCTGCCGGGCGGCAGGACCGCTGTGCGGTCCCTCTCCCTCCAGCCCACGAATCCCGCCGCGGCGAGCACGGCCCAGCCGCCGACCCAGAGCAGCTCGAAGGCATCGCCTGCGCGAGCCGGGTCAGGGTCAGCGCCCGCCGCCATCAAGCCGTTGGCCGCAGCCAGGACGGCGCTGCCGCCGGCCAGCGCCACCACCGCTTGCCCGGGGAGCGCGCCCCCGCGCCAGACCAGGAGAAGCGCAGCAAAGAACAACGATCCTATGGAGGCCAACGGGCCGGCCAGCAAGGCTACGAAGGCTCCCCGCCCGATGGGTGGCGTCGCCTCGAGCAGCGGCTCGAGCACGAAACGGAGCAGGATGACGGCAGAGGCCAGGAGGATGAGGCTGGTGTCCAGCGCCAGGTCTGTGACCGACCCTCGCACGCGGACGGGTCGCAGCGCCAGAATGGCGCCAGTCGCAAGAAGCGCGTGGAACAGTAAGAACAGGAAGAAGGACGGCGCCAGGGCCGCCTGTCCCGCGGGCGCCGTCATCTGCTGCACGATCCACGTGATCTGACCGGCAACGGCCGAGGCCGCGCCCGCGGCGAACGCCGCCCAGGGAGCCCGCCGGCCGCGCGGCGCCACGCGTGCCGCCGCCAGGAAGGCCAAGGCCGCGGCCAGCGGACCGGCAACCAGCACGGCATTGCCGAAGACCGACCGCGTCGTACCTTCCGGTATCAGCCAGTAGCCGGCTGCCGCCGCACTTACCACCCCGAGCAGCCAGCCCGCTAATGCGGAACCGCGGGGCGTTACGGCTGGTGTCGGCGCGGCAACGTCGGCCGCCGCAGTGGCGGCCGAAGGCTCTGGCTCTGGGGCCATTTCTGGCTCCGAACTGGAGAACCGATGCCCGATGTCGGTGCGCGGGAGAGAGCGCCCTGGACGACGGCGGGAATCCAAACGTCGCCCTAATTAAAACTCTCGGACCAGTTTTTCAAGAGAGAGCCCAGTGCGGATCGAGAGGATCGAGCTGCAGGTGATTCGCCTCCGGCTCCAGGAGCCGTTCCGCATCTCCTCCGGTCAGACGCACGAGCGCCGTATCCTGCTGCTGAAGGTGGAGGGCGAGGGTGCGCGCGGGTACGGCGAATGCGTGGCCGACGAGACGCCTCACTACTCCTACGAAACCGTGCAGACGGCCCGCTGGGTCCTCGAGCAGCACCTGATCCCGGCCGCGC
It encodes the following:
- a CDS encoding M20/M25/M40 family metallo-hydrolase; the encoded protein is AKTARKGLSTYRLEVQGRAAHSGIDPERGVSAIAELAEQIRRVLALADPLRGTTLNVGAMAGGVAVNVVAPEAWAEIEARYGSAGEGRRVDTALRTLEPVLPGASLSLERGQNRPPLERTAGVVRLYQHARRLAAELGFVLGEGSTGGASDGCLTAALGVPTLDGLGVQGDGAHTPDEYILIDDLPRRVALLARLFETL
- a CDS encoding GNAT family N-acetyltransferase, which encodes MGATAPGAAFDIRPLGTPAELRACLALQKATWGENFTELVPGALLWAVQRIGGVVAGAFDARGELAGFVFGITGVEEGRPVHWSDMLAVRPELRNQGLGRQLKLYQREVLLDRGVETVYWTFDPLESKNAYLNFAKLGILAREYLPDLYGQTDSPVHRGIGTDRLVAVWRIASERVRRRLAGEDRAPRAGDVANVPLVNPVRAGTGGLESADPELGYDASRVRVAIPADIQALKSQSLPLAADWREKTRASLQSYLARGYWAVELVREGEHSTYLLDRSVLA
- a CDS encoding sensor domain-containing diguanylate cyclase, whose protein sequence is MAPEPEPSAATAAADVAAPTPAVTPRGSALAGWLLGVVSAAAAGYWLIPEGTTRSVFGNAVLVAGPLAAALAFLAAARVAPRGRRAPWAAFAAGAASAVAGQITWIVQQMTAPAGQAALAPSFFLFLLFHALLATGAILALRPVRVRGSVTDLALDTSLILLASAVILLRFVLEPLLEATPPIGRGAFVALLAGPLASIGSLFFAALLLVWRGGALPGQAVVALAGGSAVLAAANGLMAAGADPDPARAGDAFELLWVGGWAVLAAAGFVGWRERDRTAVLPPGSRLAAALARALVPGVALLLGAVGLDAAARGATRLETDFTLGVLGLVLAVRIARALRGAEQEAEERRQLEQTRTLVEVSHALAGSTETSRTLQLVVDWACRFLSARASGIELLSADGETLELRAVAGLPPGVVGMSFPVDGSFTGWVVRHGRPRITLDPAGDPYIRPESLGFLPRSPTAAVALLSRDRMLGALFCCRERPFDAEDLRLLEALADQAALAIQNVRLFEEVRALSLTDPLTGLANRRQLERDLNREFAAAKRGRRLAAVLFDLDGFKAYNDRYGHLAGDEALRVFAEVLAAETRAMNLAARYGGDEFLSLLSDSESGGAQLFLERIQERFPAEVVKLGRGAITVSAGLAEYAPEMETPQELIAAADAALYQAKTERSSR